In Nilaparvata lugens isolate BPH chromosome 13, ASM1435652v1, whole genome shotgun sequence, the sequence TGTGCCTCCCCTCCCTCAACACCGCGAATACAAAGATGGTTGGGCATTGTTGGCCGATATCATACTCCGTCTACCGTTATCCATGTTTATGAATCTGGTACGACTCCCCTACATCGTACCCAACCTCGAACTATACTTGGACCACCCTGTAAAGCGTCACATACTAGTCAAAGATCTCCCAGTGCAGATTAGGAATTCTTTGATATACAAGCGGAAGTATGTGTTCAGTATTTTTGAGGTGGTGAAACGACTAGCCTACATTGGGTTAGTTCAGCTGGGGCCTCAGAACCTCAAAGAAAAGGATCACGTTTATCTGTATCTAAACAAAAATGGGTTGTTGTTGGATACGAAAATCTCTCGCCCTGGCTATCACAAAGTCTCCGAAGATATCACCTACGATGAGATCAGGTATTACTTTGAGGAAATTGTTGAAGTGGAACGGTACTGGTTGGATATGTGGAAGATATGTATGCACACAAAGTTGGGAAATCGTTCTTGTGTGGTTGGCACAGATTTGATATTAGAAAATATCCAGGATAAGCCAGATATGGTCAGTATTTTGTTGGCGAAAACCAGGGAAgaggtagtggagaaagatgtgGGGTACCTCCCGGGGGACAAGTTGGGAGCAGCCGGGTTTGATTCGGCGTTATTTTCACATCTGAAACGAAACTGGGCGTTTAAGCCGTTCCCCAAAACAAGGTTGAAACCCGTGTTGACGATTCCTGATAAACCCGACCAAAAACTGAGGAAACCGTTCAAGTTTGCCGAAGGCAGAAATCAGATGGTGTACTCATTGCTGGCGAAGCGGAGGAAGAATGTAGTGGTGTCCACTAGGAAACCGGTCACCACTAGTAAGAGTAATGCAGTTAATAGGAAACCGGTTGCCACCACAGTTAACAGGAAACAGGTTACCAAGATTAGTACCGTTAACAGGAAACAGGTATTGTCGCACAAACCACGAGTGACGGTGCGCCATGTGAAACCGCGACCTGTGAAGCAACGTCGCCCGTTCTACGATCAAATCGATCGTGAAGCGTTGAAACGTATGAACAAGTTGAGAGTCGATTGGTCGAAAGCTGAAGATAAGCTGTTACTTCTATGTAAAGTTGTGCAATCAATGATATCACCCCAGATAAAATCGGGGATACTAGGTAACATGTACATATCGTTCCGCGAAATCCTCCACAAAACGTTCCCGAACTCGAGGAACAAAACGTCGCGCGCATGTCAGAGACGCATCAACTACATGCTGCGTTCCCAGAGCACCTGTCATAGTTTGAATCTGTGCATAGAAGAGCTACGTCACGATCCCCACATCATGGAAACCTACGGGGATTTGTTTGAGAAACTGAAAACCAAGTACGAGAACAAACATGGGGTGATCGAAAACAAAGCGAAATTGGTCGCTGAGTGGAACATGCACTTCAAAGATTTGTTCGAAATTCTCGCGAAACGATTTGAAGATTTCTCGATAATGTCCTTGTCAAGTGAGACACTAACCATTCCTGACACCATTGAAGAGTTCTATGCAAACTACAACGTGATTGAACCTACAAAGAAAGTGAAAACCAAACATGGATTCAACCCTGTGGAAAATGTGAACGACATATATAGTTCCGTGATAAACTCAACAATCCATAGCGCACTCTGTTCTACCTCGGATAAAACCTCATGGTCCTACCATCTCTTCAGTATCTACCAACAGTATCCCGAGCGGCTTCTCCGGTCCGCACTGGCGAAAATGAGGACCAGTCAGATGGTGTCGTTGAAACGAGCGTGGTCTCGCACTAAAATGCGGTCGGGCAACTATCTCCCTCTAACAGCCTCGCCGTACCGTCTCTCCATCTCCTACATCAACCTGATGACGGCTAAATACACATCTGATATTTTCCCTGAAAGTTACGAGCTTCTAAAATCGATTGTGCAATCTGGAAGGTTGGACTTGCAAGTTACTAGTGGTGGCATAGCGGCGGGGGTAGTGAGGCTGCTAACTGATGGATGGGTTGATTTCCAAATCGGGATTCCAGATCAGGTGATTGTGCTGAATCCTAACATCCAGGAGAAAGATGAGGCGTACACGCGCTTAATGAACCGATACCAGGAGATTTTGTCCAGCTACAAGCAGCAAATACTGACCACGTCATGTTTGTTTCAGAAAGAAAACTACCCAGCTATTGAAGATGGAAAGATTACGGAGGAAGACAGCAAGGAATCTTCAAACAACAACACAATCGCAAGAACGGCTAGTAGGTTAGCCTTGTTCCTAGTGAAAGATTCAGAAGAGACAGATGATATGGTGCCTCTAGATATCCAACATGTCCACGATTTTTTCGTGGTGAATTCTTGCACAGTTGTGTCAAACCTACGATCAAATCTAACCGAAGATCAGTTGAGAATGGTTACTGACATGCGAGATGTACATACCTTCCAGAAACAACTGAGAGAAACCGTGGTTTACCCAGCTAACCTGAATGTAAACGAGGTTTTGAACGAGAATTTCACCGGGGACAGACTTGATAGAGCTGTAAAACTGTTGGAGTCGGCTAAATCAGAAGGTAATCTAGGGTTGAAGTGTGGGAAGATCGTGGAAGAGTTCGGGAATGACTGGGAAGTGAAAGAGATTCTGGATGAACTTTGTAGGTTGAAGTTGTTAGTGTGTACAGGGTTGGTGAGTACTACCTATGTACATCACCAACATGCCAGACCGTGGTTGGTGCATACATACTCCAACAAACGGAAAAGAGAAAGATAGTAGAGTGCCGATGATTGGAGGTGTGTTGGAATTGgggaaagaaggagagagaggaaACGAGGAGACAAGTGTAGTTTTAGAGGAATATGTGGAAGGAGTCGTTCAAGACGAGAAAAAAGAGGAATATGTTGACGGGCAGGGAGATTTCAGAGGGAAGGCTACATCAGAAGACAAAAAATCTTATGTTGAATGTGATTTGATAGTTttagagaaagaaggagaggagaaagtATGCGTTGTTGATGTGGTGGAACCGGGAAGTAGAAAGAGAAACAAGAGTGTCGATGATGTGATGGAAGTTGATTGTGAGAGGATGATGGGAGGAGAGGAAGGAAtggaaggagagaaagaaatagaagaggAGAAAGGAATAGAAGAGGAGAATATAGATGGAAATTCTCTTAGAGAAAGTGTACTAGCAGAAGAGGAGATGTGTGTGGGAAAAGAGAAGGAACTAGAGAAGGATGATGAAAAAAAATGTGATGAAGACATGGGAAAGAAAAGTGTATTTGTAGATTACTCtgagaaagaaggaaaaaataagaTTGGAGGAAACTGAATCTGTAATCAGTTCTAGAAAGGAAGGATTTACAGGAGGCAAAGAACACTGtgatacgtttcaaggttcttCTGTGGAAGGTATTCAAGGATTAAAACAGGGTAATGTCGCAGAAAAAGGTTCTTGTGTGAAAATTAATCAACAACTGAAGCAAACCAATTTTACAGGAGAAAAGAGATTATTTTCTTTTGTGAAACGtgatcaaaaactgaaacaAACTAACTCAGATAAAGGTTTGTTTATGGACCGAttcaaagttgtaaattatggtGCAAGCACTTCTAAAAATGTCGTATGTCTGCCAGAAGATGAAAATATGGAGGAGAAACGTTTCAAAGAAGTAAATTATGGTGCGAGTACTTCTAAAGATGTAGTATGTCTttcagaagaagatgaagatatgAAGGAGAAACGTTTCAAAGAAGTAAATTATGGTGCAAGTACTTCTAAAGATGTAGTATGTCTttcagaagaagatgaaaatatgGAGGAGAAACGTTTCAAAAAAGTAGATTATGTTGCAAGTACTTCTAGAGATGTCGTATGTCTttcagaagaagatgaagatatgAAGGAGAAACGTTTCAAAGAAGTAAATTATGGTGCAAGTACTTCTAAAGATGTAGTATGTCTttcagaagaagatgaagatatgGAGGAGAAACGTTTCAAAGAAGTAGATTATGTTACAAGTACTTCCAAAGATGTGGCATGTCTGtcagaagaagatgaaaatatgAAGGACGAAATGAAGAACTGGGAGAGTGGAGAAGAACGGGATCATAGTGACAATGAAACCGGGATTTCTAGTTGTGATAAAAGTGCACGATTTGATAAAAATGGTGGGGTAACGGCAAAGTCAAGCTCTTCGGAGAACCCAGTTTTGAACGAACCCGCCAAAAGTGGAAAGGACACAGACCTTAGAAACCTCTCGCAACCGATCAAGGTGCTTATACGTCCTTGGATCAGAGTTGACGGCACAATAAACCGCAGAAGCTTGGACCACTTTTTGTCCACGGTTCTAAGCCATATCATGCAGCATCCTTTATCCACATTATCTGAACTTCAGAACAGATTTTTGCCAGCTTTACAGCCTCAACACACTAGAGAACTCGCAGAGTTCTTGGAGAAACTGAAGTGTGTAGAGAGTTTTGTGTGTGTAAAATCTGGGAAACCGAGTTTGTTTTCTAAGCCGTGTCAAGTGGTTGTCAAGAGAGCGACTGGTCTGGAGGCACCCTCTGAAATACGGCTTGAAGCTAATAAGGACGCCATTGTTAATTTGGGGAAGTTGATTAGTACTAAAAAGTACGACGAAGGGCTTCTTACACTTCTAGTCGATAAGTAAACGTCTTGTTGTCATTAAAATTagattttgattataaaataccACTCTTGTAATACTAAGATTATTAAGACCCGGTTGCTCaacaaccggttaaattttaaccgtgattaattccacgagaaccaatcagagaagccgtcttttcaaaaacgccttctctgattggttctcataaaattaatcacggttaaaatttaaccggctgttgtgcaaccgggcctaagattattaaggcccggttgctcaacaaccggttaaattttaacagtgattaattccatgagaaccgatcagagaaggtcttcttctctgattggtttcttgttgaataaatcacaatttaaccggctgttgtgcaacagGCACTAAGACTtgttataattattagattTGGGTACTACATGAATAGTATTGTATTCTCGATGTAAAAGTTTTCCGAATTAGGATGGATTCCCACATTTCTAAAGGCGCGTTCAAACTTATACGATACGAACACGCACattccacttttcatcagctgatgctatgctgaTCTGTATCTTATtgtttctgtaaaaaatacagatataatcagctgatgataaacGAAACGCACGTGTTCGTACCTTAGACCAGATACAGAGTTCTGGACTTAGATAAATTTTATATCTGGTCTAAGGTTCgtacactacctccgtaaacaaagccatagtgcatgacaggtggttgatggtaacgtcagcacagttagggctcctacaccaataaaaacaatagctgatatagatcagctgaaatcaacaaatttttattggtgtaggagccctacctgtgctgacgtcaccagaatgcactatggctttgtttaagGAGGTAGTGGCTCGTGAGGCAATAGTCTGTAGGCAGCTTGACATTATAATTTTGTGAATGTGTaacttgaatgaaatgaatatcagtatcagtgagcGTATCGtttacagtgagaatattatttccatACGTTCTTATGGAAGTATTCATACTCTCACGACCGGGCTGAGTGTGAATGGTCCTATTGAAACTCATGGGGATTACATTTCAGATACTATTTCAGAAAATTGAGttttggaattatatttttactgtgcCAATCACTGAAACGTGGGAATCCGGTTAATAATTAGGGTAAGTCGTTGATCTCCACTAAAAACATTACAGTGAAATGCTGTACTTATGACTGATAAATGATAGAGTTGtaaaactataataatattatgttttgatAGATAATGAGGCCCAGTTGAATGTAAATCTCCCAGATTTAACTGTCATTAACCGCTCATTAAATACGTAACCCGCTTCTATCATTGGTTAACGTCGCATTTAACAGTCAGATTAAACAGAATGTCATTTTTCTGTTGATTAAATTGGTGAATGAAGTCTGTAGttgaattgattatattattgttaattcaTTATGCCACTTATACTTTTCATTTATGTTTCAATTCAGATATGCTTCcatttatacttttttcacaTTTATAGGCAGCCTATCATTCACAAAAAAGGTttaatttgtttcaataataacaaataaactAATGATAGAAAAT encodes:
- the LOC111053058 gene encoding LOW QUALITY PROTEIN: general transcription factor 3C polypeptide 1 (The sequence of the model RefSeq protein was modified relative to this genomic sequence to represent the inferred CDS: deleted 2 bases in 1 codon; substituted 1 base at 1 genomic stop codon), which gives rise to MVTSSELLDEIALEGLDGITIEALWVRLQLRKGFLLTPKDDHAKAYIWNFVRRLRNVDFYQLQEPRQPLVVFDRWSNVEDDLGLVMDPNPIPVDIYPHCLISDSVNKIQGSCSSYYTRQKITNTIRKRQLPEILEKYGPESIVIVANQYARRTALMGTHQNPHLELTDFMYCFLERVGRSRYHGETTQGKMGLQVMGVDSKMLFYFRKFLLKHKLITAQLFHMRNSNVSVAGKLIHLPRFYHLVKPKFVVLTESIVEFLATQPNYLCEVNKLKEVLGITCTLRKLTKMPEFQKYVRSDPKVLYRSVYPNAAEKDWRQKRDESKEKRIHVLYLVDPSFDRKEFRRKMEGNEDEEEEEEDGHDQGFLDQSLRVFDRPIVLQVWKILENAGPNGMSATELTRATGLGKLHMRMIVKQMEKSKICGSFMADVSRQRVRRYVVNSGNRMDGIAAQFNTEELKLNYLKNTENKLKDGENSAGEGCSTKLVESTSTFVPSDSTVKLVRTIKIEPVASTSKFVPPDSTNKLMSINRIEPVASTSTFVPPGSTEKLMSINRIEPVASTSTFVPPDSTKKQIGVNKVESTSTSDLTRTVTGVVEVEANQSTSTYGIPDSTRTVKKLTHMNQLQRTFFQMFIVMKTAVKLVFLQYKQXIDQLDETMEVVEERIGGEVGVEGRMVVEEGKKREGRENGGEKGGEVEEVITEEGGEVCGGEKVVLKELRGGKAVKRSMGGEREIGDSVPKKLKVKTVEDLNSVEEIVEETSVSQPMDVSMESSSDLSNKTTDLEEPSVSGEDRKIEISIEITDDLIWLRDRGKFNRDEGHKTVRTLKRWNWILETIQAHKVVSNVTNILTLINDHERSEGHSGRIDRKSLFRILYRMAVDRLIKVYKVYLRSGDTVQEMNFFCNPSVTPNDPMITFAIDLAKLKFTSKVKLQHDNAAKQESKTVAKEDVVLKNKFDFSEEHKSNLDVPKFMRMRYLHMFMYYLVYGYEGDVDLDQKEAAQQIRASQGFEIDDLESLSFIYVPNASWKMFVPPLPQHREYKDGWALLADIILRLPLSMFMNLVRLPYIVPNLELYLDHPVKRHILVKDLPVQIRNSLIYKRKYVFSIFEVVKRLAYIGLVQLGPQNLKEKDHVYLYLNKNGLLLDTKISRPGYHKVSEDITYDEIRYYFEEIVEVERYWLDMWKICMHTKLGNRSCVVGTDLILENIQDKPDMVSILLAKTREEVVEKDVGYLPGDKLGAAGFDSALFSHLKRNWAFKPFPKTRLKPVLTIPDKPDQKLRKPFKFAEGRNQMVYSLLAKRRKNVVVSTRKPVTTSKSNAVNRKPVATTVNRKQVTKISTVNRKQVLSHKPRVTVRHVKPRPVKQRRPFYDQIDREALKRMNKLRVDWSKAEDKLLLLCKVVQSMISPQIKSGILGNMYISFREILHKTFPNSRNKTSRACQRRINYMLRSQSTCHSLNLCIEELRHDPHIMETYGDLFEKLKTKYENKHGVIENKAKLVAEWNMHFKDLFEILAKRFEDFSIMSLSSETLTIPDTIEEFYANYNVIEPTKKVKTKHGFNPVENVNDIYSSVINSTIHSALCSTSDKTSWSYHLFSIYQQYPERLLRSALAKMRTSQMVSLKRAWSRTKMRSGNYLPLTASPYRLSISYINLMTAKYTSDIFPESYELLKSIVQSGRLDLQVTSGGIAAGVVRLLTDGWVDFQIGIPDQVIVLNPNIQEKDEAYTRLMNRYQEILSSYKQQILTTSCLFQKENYPAIEDGKITEEDSKESSNNNTIARTASRLALFLVKDSEETDDMVPLDIQHVHDFFVVNSCTVVSNLRSNLTEDQLRMVTDMRDVHTFQKQLRETVVYPANLNVNEVLNENFTGDRLDRAVKLLESAKSEGNLGLKCGKIVEEFGNDWEVKEILDELCRLKLLVCTGLVSTTYVHHQHARPWLVHTYSNKRKRERYRKRNKSVDDVMEVDCERMMGGEEGMEGEKEIEEEKGIEEENIDGNSLRESVLAEEEMCITLRKKEKIRLEETESVISSRKEGFTGGKEHCDTFQGSSVEGIQGLKQGNVAEKGSCVKINQQLKQTNFTGEKRLFSFVKRDQKLKQTNSDKGLFMDRFKVVNYGASTSKNVVCLPEDENMEEKRFKEVNYGASTSKDVVCLSEEDEDMKEKRFKEVNYGASTSKDVVCLSEEDENMEEKRFKKVDYVASTSRDVVCLSEEDEDMKEKRFKEVNYGASTSKDVVCLSEEDEDMEEKRFKEVDYVTSTSKDVACLSEEDENMKDEMKNWESGEERDHSDNETGISSCDKSARFDKNGGVTAKSSSSENPVLNEPAKSGKDTDLRNLSQPIKVLIRPWIRVDGTINRRSLDHFLSTVLSHIMQHPLSTLSELQNRFLPALQPQHTRELAEFLEKLKCVESFVCVKSGKPSLFSKPCQVVVKRATGLEAPSEIRLEANKDAIVNLGKLISTKKYDEGLLTLLVDK